A stretch of Henckelia pumila isolate YLH828 chromosome 4, ASM3356847v2, whole genome shotgun sequence DNA encodes these proteins:
- the LOC140866580 gene encoding probable calcium-binding protein CML18, which produces MSGKETAGKLDDEQLAQLREIFRSFDRNNDGSLTELELGSLLRSLGLKPSPDQLDSLIQKADRNSNGLVEFSEFVALVAPELLPAKSPYTEDQLKHLFKMFDRDGNGYITAAELAHSMAKLGHALTAEELTGMIREADTDGDGRISFPEFSQAIVSAAFDNCWN; this is translated from the coding sequence ATGAGCGGTAAAGAGACGGCGGGGAAGTTAGACGACGAGCAATTGGCCCAGCTCCGTGAGATTTTCCGATCGTTCGACAGAAACAACGATGGGAGCTTGACGGAACTGGAGCTGGGCTCGCTCCTTCGATCTCTCGGCTTGAAGCCGAGCCCGGATCAGCTCGATTCTTTGATTCAGAAAGCGGACAGGAACAGCAACGGGTTGGTGGAGTTCTCGGAGTTCGTGGCCCTGGTGGCGCCGGAGCTCCTGCCGGCGAAGTCTCCGTACACGGAGGATCAATTGAAGCATCTGTTCAAGATGTTTGACAGAGACGGAAACGGGTATATCACGGCGGCGGAGCTGGCCCACTCGATGGCCAAGCTCGGCCACGCGTTGACCGCGGAGGAGCTGACGGGTATGATCCGGGAGGCGGATACGGACGGCGACGGCCGGATCAGTTTCCCGGAGTTCTCTCAGGCCATCGTATCGGCTGCATTTGATAATTGCTGGAATTGA
- the LOC140864262 gene encoding dolichol-phosphate mannose synthase subunit 2, producing the protein MELADRAIGLLLSVISLSIFTYYTFWVIILPFVETDHFVHQYFLPQEFAILIPVFAGVTLICFLTMFIGYVMLKSKKKKA; encoded by the exons ATGGAACTAGCAGACAGAGCCATTGGCTTGCTTTTATCAGTCATCAGCCTGTCCATTTTTACCTATTATAccttctgggtcatcatcctg CCATTTGTCGAAACAGACCATTTCGTGCACCAGTACTTTCTACCGCAGGAATTTGCAATTCTTATTCCGGTCTTCGCAGGTGTAACACTCATTTGTTTCCTCACAATGTTTATTGGATATGTGATGCTCAAATCTAAAAAGAAGAAGGCATGA